The genomic segment GGCCCAATTGACCCTAGGTAAGAGATCGGCAGTCTACCCAATACCAGTCTATCACCGGTACATTAGTTAACTCTGTAAAGCATCCCCTATACAAAGCTCCAGGTGACGTGCAAAATACCCTGTAGAACGTAGGTGGTAATATAAAATCACAAATCCGCTTTGGGCTAGGTTCTGGCCGGGGGAAGACGTTTTTTAGCTGACCTATCCCGTATTTTCAATGCTGAATTACCTCAACACTTTTTCGGTGAAACCTTAAGCGTAAAACTAATTAACCTAAGGCACTAAAAGTTTAGATGTGAGCAGTTTTAATCAAAAACAGGAATCTACGGCAAACACATTGGTATCATTAAAGAAGTCTCAATAGTAAGGATAAGGAGGACAGATGGAACACAATATTTTTCCTGGATTAGCTGGTGTCAACATTGACACTACTGAAATCGCATCAATTAATGGCGATAAAGGCGAACTTATTTACCGCGGTTATGATATTCGCGAATTATCCGACCGTATTAGCTTTGAAGAGGCAACTTATCTTCTGTGGAACGAAGATCTCCCTAACGAAGAGCAATTAGGGTCATTTAGGAGTTCTCTGAAAAGCTTATTCGCTATCCCGGAACCTATCTATAGCATCCTTAGGATGATCCCAACTGACACACAACCAATCCATGCGATCCGCACCGCTGTCTCTGCACTCGCTTCTTTAGATAATAACTCTGAGGATATCGACCTGGGTAATTCCCACCGCATCGGTACATCCCTGCTAGCAAAGTTTTCCACCATCACTGCTGCCTTCGAGCGTATCCGGAAGGGCCTCGAACCAATTCCGCCTGATCCGGGTCTATCCATCGCTGGAAATTTTCTATACATGCTCAACGGAAAAAAACCAACGTTGGCGGCCACTCAAACGATGGATGTGGCCCTAGTGCTTCACGCCGAACACGGCTGTAACGCCAGTACTTTTACCGCCCGAACTGCCGCATCATCAGGCACAGATGTATATAGCGCCATTACAGCGGCAATAGCTTCTCTAAAAGGACCTCTTCATGGCGGAGCCAACACCGCAGTAATGAACGCCCTTGAGGCTATCGATAAAGTGGAGCATGTAGAAGGTTATGTCCTTGACATCCTTTCAAAACCCCACGGCCGGGTAATGGGTTTTGGCCATCGCGTATATCGGGTATTGGACCCTAGGGCTGTGATACTAAAAGAAGTTGCTAGACATCTGGCCGAAGAATCCGGAGATAGAAAATGGTTTGTAATGAGCCTCGAAATGGAAGAAGTCATGACTCGCGAAATGAAGCGTCAAGGTAAACAAATACGCCCGAACGTCGACTTTTTTTCTGCCTCTGTTTACCGCATGCTTGGGTTTCCCATAGATATGTACACACCAATTTTTGCCGTTGCCCGAATCTCCGGATGGATGGCTCACCTATTTGAGCAATACGCCAATAACCGTCTAATGAGACCCCGACTTGTCTACGAAGGCCCACGAGGAAGAACATTCAAGGCTATAGATCAGCGTTAACAGTCATTTAATGCACGGCTAGAACGAACAAGGGTATTTCTTCATTACTTTACTAAAGAATTACCAACCAAACCGCAGTCAACTGGCCGCTTAGCAGAACTTATTACCACTTAACCTCACCAAAAGTGTCTTCTCTGTCTGGGCTTGTCGAGAACATAACAACGGGAACCCCAGTAACACGCTCAATCAAACTGAGGTAACCAATAACCTCTTTCGGTAGCGCCAACCGACTACCCAAACCACGAAGCTCACCCCAACCAGGCATGTCTTGATAAACCGGCTTCCCGTTTCTATAAGCAA from the Trueperaceae bacterium genome contains:
- a CDS encoding citrate synthase (catalyzes the formation of citrate from acetyl-CoA and oxaloacetate), with the protein product MEHNIFPGLAGVNIDTTEIASINGDKGELIYRGYDIRELSDRISFEEATYLLWNEDLPNEEQLGSFRSSLKSLFAIPEPIYSILRMIPTDTQPIHAIRTAVSALASLDNNSEDIDLGNSHRIGTSLLAKFSTITAAFERIRKGLEPIPPDPGLSIAGNFLYMLNGKKPTLAATQTMDVALVLHAEHGCNASTFTARTAASSGTDVYSAITAAIASLKGPLHGGANTAVMNALEAIDKVEHVEGYVLDILSKPHGRVMGFGHRVYRVLDPRAVILKEVARHLAEESGDRKWFVMSLEMEEVMTREMKRQGKQIRPNVDFFSASVYRMLGFPIDMYTPIFAVARISGWMAHLFEQYANNRLMRPRLVYEGPRGRTFKAIDQR